In Mercurialis annua linkage group LG5, ddMerAnnu1.2, whole genome shotgun sequence, a single genomic region encodes these proteins:
- the LOC126682831 gene encoding uncharacterized protein LOC126682831: MGAHVSKQLERRKAISTEKKTLCDLKGTCGEAYPGSEYHPPDRKNWMANLNPEKLRINQIVWPGTHDSATNKIGIAMISRPFAQCQSMSIYKQLSTGARVLDIRVQEDRRVCHGILTTYSVDVVINDVKKFLSETQSEIIILEIRTEFGHEDPPDFDKFLEEQLGEYLIHQDGHVFGKTVAELLPKRVICVWKPRKSPQPKHGSPLWSSGYLKDNWIDTDLPSTKFDNNIKHLSEQQPVSSRKYFYRVENTVTPQADNPVLCVKPVTGRIHGYARLFITQCFAKGCADRLQILSTDFIDQDFVDACVGVTQARVEGKA; the protein is encoded by the coding sequence ATGGGTGCTCATGTCTCTAAACAATTAGAGAGAAGAAAAGCAATCTCAACCGAGAAAAAAACTCTGTGTGATCTTAAAGGAACCTGCGGCGAAGCGTATCCAGGTTCCGAATATCATCCTCCTGACAGAAAGAATTGGATGGCTAATCTAAACCCCGAGAAGCTTCGTATAAACCAGATCGTCTGGCCCGGAACCCACGATTCTGCTACGAATAAGATTGGAATTGCTATGATTTCTAGACCGTTTGCTCAATGTCAATCTATGTCAATATACAAACAGCTTTCTACAGGTGCTCGGGTTCTTGATATTCGCGTTCAGGAAGATCGTCGTGTTTGCCATGGAATCCTGACGACGTATAGTGTTGATGTTGTTATCAATGATGTCAAGAAATTCTTGTCTGAAACTCAGTCTGAGATTATAATTCTTGAAATCAGGACAGAATTCGGTCATGAAGATCCACCGGATTTCGACAAGTTCTTGGAAGAACAGCTTGGTGAATACCTGATTCATCAGGATGGTCATGTTTTTGGTAAGACAGTTGCAGAATTGTTGCCGAAGAGAGTAATTTGTGTTTGGAAGCCAAGAAAATCGCCCCAGCCGAAGCACGGAAGCCCTTTATGGAGTTCAGGGTATTTGAAAGATAATTGGATTGATACAGATTTGCCATCAACAAAATTTGATAACAACATTAAACATTTGAGTGAGCAACAGCCAGTTTCttcaagaaaatatttttacaggGTCGAAAATACGGTTACTCCTCAGGCGGATAATCCGGTCCTATGTGTGAAACCGGTGACAGGTCGGATTCACGGATACGCTAGGCTGTTCATAACTCAGTGTTTCGCTAAAGGATGTGCGGATCGGTTGCAGATCTTGTCTACTGATTTTATTGATCAGGATTTTGTTGATGCTTGTGTTGGTGTAACACAAGCTAGGGTTGAAGGGAAGGcttga
- the LOC126683011 gene encoding uncharacterized protein LOC126683011 isoform X1: MPSKKNKRKRPTIHPNNKYADNPPDFALLASLYPSFKPYVFYSRDGKPRIDWTDFNSTRELTRVLLLHDHNLNWWIPDGQLCPTVPNRSNYIHWIEDLLSSDIIPKINTNGDTVKGFDIGTGANCIYPLLGASLVGWSFVGSDVTEVALEWAERNVKNNPHVSELIEIRKVTNCRDVLSIECSRNVEPENLGSGMDMHESVVEEVVDANTNYHGRILVGVVREGEKFDFCMCNPPFFDSMEEAGLNPKTSCGGTPEEMVCPGGEKAFIARIIEDSVLLKESFRWFTSMVGRKINLKFLTSKLREVGVTVVKTTEFVQGQTCRWGLAWSFVPPARKIISPQVVEKRIVSFMLEGLQRQFSALDVLQSVESYFHSSGASCKLNSTTFSVDITASMDQCDAILKNEGKRHCDETADWNSVDETLNPSILQHPSLHKLCFRISVFQQIPGTLLVKGSLQDKDSTVSGVFSPIIQRLEEMLRCKFCRAKPAVS, encoded by the exons ATGCCGAGCAAGAAGAACAAGAGAAAAAGACCAACAATTCATCCAAACAATAAATACGCCGACAATCCACCTGATTTTGCTCTATTAGCTTCTCTTTACCCTTCTTTTAAACCCTATGTTTTTTATTCTCGCGATGGTAAGCCCAGAATCGACTGGACCGATTTCAACTCGACTCGGGAGCTCACTCGGGTCCTTCTCCTCCACGATCATAACCTAAATTG GTGGATTCCGGATGGGCAGCTTTGCCCCACAGTTCCAAACAGATCAAACTATATCCATTGGATTGAAGATCTTCTTTCGTCGGATATCATTCCGAAGATTAACACGAATGGGGATACTGTGAAAGGTTTTGATATTGGCACGGGAGCTAACTGTATTTATCCGCTCCTCGGTGCATCTCTTGTAGGATGGAGCTTTGTTGGATCAG ATGTGACTGAAGTAGCTCTAGAGTGGGCAGAGAGAAATGTTAAAAACAATCCACATGTTTCGGAATTAATTGAGATTAGAAAGGTTACAAACTGTCGAGATGTCCTTTCTATTGAATGTTCTCGTAATGTTGAACCTGAAAATTTGGGAAGCGGAATGGATATGCATGAAAGTGTTGTTGAGGAGGTGGTGGATGCAAATACGAATTATCATGGACGAATACTTGTTGGTGTAGTTAGGGAAGGTGAGAAGTTTGATTTCTGCATGTGTAATCCTCCATTTTTTGATTCCATGGAGGAAGCAGGACTGAACCCAAAAACTTCTTGCGGTGGAACTCCTGAGGAGATGGTTTGTCCTGGTGGGGAAAAGGCGTTCATTGCTCGTATTATTGAAGATAGTGTTCTACTGAAGGAGTCCTTTAG ATGGTTCACTTCGATGGTTGGGAGGAAAATAAACTTGAAGTTCCTCACCTCAAAGCTTAGGGAGGTTGGAGTCACTGTTGTAAAGACAACAGAATTTGTACAAGGACAAACATGTCGATGGGGGCTTGCTTGGTCTTTTGTGCCACCTGCCAGGAAGATAATATCACCTCAAGTCGTCGAGAAGCGTATCGTCTCTTTTATGCTTGAG GGACTTCAACGCCAATTTAGTGCCTTAGATGTATTACAATCAGTTGAGTCGTATTTCCATAGTAGTGGCGCATCTTGTAAATTGAATTCCACGACGTTTTCTGTTGAT ATCACTGCATCTATGGATCAATGTGATGCAATCCTAAAGAATGAAGGGAAACGCCATTGTGATGAAACTGCTGACTGGAATTCTGTGGATGAGACATTGAATCCTTCAATTTTGCAGCACCCTTCTTTACACAAGTTGTGTTTTCGTATTTCG GTTTTTCAGCAAATCCCTGGCACCCTTTTGGTGAAAGGATCATTGCAAGATAAAGATAGTACAGTTTCAG GAGTATTCTCACCAATTATCCAACGGTTGGAAGAAATGCTGAGATGTAAATTCTGTAGAGCAAAGCCAGCCGTTAGTTAA
- the LOC126682518 gene encoding chaperone protein dnaJ 11, chloroplastic-like: MASAASLYEVLGIAASASRHEIKAAYRKLARSCHPDAVSMNQKEMSANEFIKIHAAYSTLSDPNKRANYDTDLFRHRLSFKSSSMVAAASGFGSRNRNWETDQCW; this comes from the coding sequence ATGGCTTCAGCAGCATCATTATACGAAGTGTTGGGGATCGCGGCAAGCGCAAGCCGCCATGAGATAAAAGCCGCGTACCGTAAGCTAGCAAGAAGTTGTCATCCTGATGCAGTATCTATGAATCAAAAAGAAATGTCAGCTAATGAGTTCATCAAAATTCACGCAGCTTATTCAACTTTATCGGATCCTAATAAACGTGCAAATTACGACACTGATCTTTTTAGGCACCGTCTGTCTTTTAAGTCTTCATCAATGGTTGCAGCAGCTTCTGGTTTTGGCTCTAGAAATAGGAACTGGGAGACTGATCAGTGTTGGTAA
- the LOC126683011 gene encoding uncharacterized protein LOC126683011 isoform X2 translates to MPSKKNKRKRPTIHPNNKYADNPPDFALLASLYPSFKPYVFYSRDGKPRIDWTDFNSTRELTRVLLLHDHNLNWWIPDGQLCPTVPNRSNYIHWIEDLLSSDIIPKINTNGDTVKGFDIGTGANCIYPLLGASLVGWSFVGSDVTEVALEWAERNVKNNPHVSELIEIRKVTNCRDVLSIECSRNVEPENLGSGMDMHESVVEEVVDANTNYHGRILVGVVREGEKFDFCMCNPPFFDSMEEAGLNPKTSCGGTPEEMVCPGGEKAFIARIIEDSVLLKESFRWFTSMVGRKINLKFLTSKLREVGVTVVKTTEFVQGQTCRWGLAWSFVPPARKIISPQVVEKRIVSFMLEGLQRQFSALDVLQSVESYFHSSGASCKLNSTTFSVDYDLILIDHCIYGSM, encoded by the exons ATGCCGAGCAAGAAGAACAAGAGAAAAAGACCAACAATTCATCCAAACAATAAATACGCCGACAATCCACCTGATTTTGCTCTATTAGCTTCTCTTTACCCTTCTTTTAAACCCTATGTTTTTTATTCTCGCGATGGTAAGCCCAGAATCGACTGGACCGATTTCAACTCGACTCGGGAGCTCACTCGGGTCCTTCTCCTCCACGATCATAACCTAAATTG GTGGATTCCGGATGGGCAGCTTTGCCCCACAGTTCCAAACAGATCAAACTATATCCATTGGATTGAAGATCTTCTTTCGTCGGATATCATTCCGAAGATTAACACGAATGGGGATACTGTGAAAGGTTTTGATATTGGCACGGGAGCTAACTGTATTTATCCGCTCCTCGGTGCATCTCTTGTAGGATGGAGCTTTGTTGGATCAG ATGTGACTGAAGTAGCTCTAGAGTGGGCAGAGAGAAATGTTAAAAACAATCCACATGTTTCGGAATTAATTGAGATTAGAAAGGTTACAAACTGTCGAGATGTCCTTTCTATTGAATGTTCTCGTAATGTTGAACCTGAAAATTTGGGAAGCGGAATGGATATGCATGAAAGTGTTGTTGAGGAGGTGGTGGATGCAAATACGAATTATCATGGACGAATACTTGTTGGTGTAGTTAGGGAAGGTGAGAAGTTTGATTTCTGCATGTGTAATCCTCCATTTTTTGATTCCATGGAGGAAGCAGGACTGAACCCAAAAACTTCTTGCGGTGGAACTCCTGAGGAGATGGTTTGTCCTGGTGGGGAAAAGGCGTTCATTGCTCGTATTATTGAAGATAGTGTTCTACTGAAGGAGTCCTTTAG ATGGTTCACTTCGATGGTTGGGAGGAAAATAAACTTGAAGTTCCTCACCTCAAAGCTTAGGGAGGTTGGAGTCACTGTTGTAAAGACAACAGAATTTGTACAAGGACAAACATGTCGATGGGGGCTTGCTTGGTCTTTTGTGCCACCTGCCAGGAAGATAATATCACCTCAAGTCGTCGAGAAGCGTATCGTCTCTTTTATGCTTGAG GGACTTCAACGCCAATTTAGTGCCTTAGATGTATTACAATCAGTTGAGTCGTATTTCCATAGTAGTGGCGCATCTTGTAAATTGAATTCCACGACGTTTTCTGTTGAT TATGATCTTATTTTAATAGATCACTGCATCTATGGATCAATGTGA